In Symbiobacterium terraclitae, a single window of DNA contains:
- a CDS encoding four-carbon acid sugar kinase family protein, giving the protein MSGHARVPRPLVGVVADDITGAGDIGVMFAKHGYAVRIFGAGTDLSTLPQRLAGRRTDVIIIDTDSRMDAPSVAYAKVRRATAALVRAGCGLFWKKTCSVFRGNVGPEFDALFDELDHGFALAVAAFPKNGRATRDGCHYVHGRPLAESEFARDPVHPRTESNLVADLQRQTGRKVGLIPLAVIRRGPEAIRAAMGEAQAAGVAYALCDGETQADLAAIARAAAAERVLLGSSALAEELPAVWEPVTPYSPLAGLELDDAAGVLVIAGSVMPQTQAQVAAAEAAGARVFTLTSEEALRDPAGAAAQLARAAADGLRAGANVVVRSENRPDAVDAARALGASLGMDGVAVSRRISAVLASVAKAALAETGARRLITLGGDTSAAVCRELGVDETVVLAEIAPGLPSSLVPGERPLLLVLKSGSFGGPEFVNEAIAHLSGLGR; this is encoded by the coding sequence GTGAGCGGACATGCGAGGGTGCCCCGGCCGCTGGTGGGCGTGGTGGCCGACGACATCACCGGCGCCGGCGACATCGGCGTGATGTTCGCCAAGCACGGGTACGCGGTGCGCATCTTCGGCGCCGGCACCGACCTGAGCACGCTGCCGCAGCGGCTGGCCGGCCGGCGCACCGACGTGATCATCATCGACACCGACAGCCGCATGGATGCGCCGTCCGTGGCATATGCGAAGGTGCGCCGGGCCACCGCCGCCCTGGTCCGGGCCGGCTGCGGCCTCTTCTGGAAGAAGACCTGCTCGGTCTTCCGGGGAAACGTCGGCCCCGAGTTCGACGCGCTGTTCGACGAGCTCGACCACGGCTTCGCCCTGGCCGTGGCCGCATTCCCCAAGAACGGCCGCGCCACCCGGGACGGCTGCCACTACGTGCACGGCCGCCCGCTGGCCGAGTCCGAGTTCGCCCGGGACCCTGTGCATCCCCGCACCGAGTCCAACCTGGTGGCCGACCTGCAGCGGCAGACGGGCCGGAAGGTGGGGCTGATCCCCCTCGCGGTGATCCGGCGCGGTCCGGAGGCGATCCGGGCGGCGATGGGGGAGGCGCAGGCGGCGGGCGTCGCCTACGCCCTCTGCGACGGCGAGACCCAGGCCGACCTGGCGGCCATCGCCAGGGCGGCTGCGGCGGAGCGCGTCCTGCTGGGCTCTTCCGCCCTGGCCGAGGAGCTCCCCGCGGTCTGGGAGCCTGTGACCCCGTACTCCCCGCTGGCCGGCCTGGAGCTGGACGACGCCGCGGGAGTGCTGGTCATCGCCGGTTCGGTAATGCCCCAGACGCAGGCGCAGGTGGCGGCCGCGGAGGCCGCCGGCGCCCGGGTCTTCACCCTGACCAGCGAGGAGGCGCTGCGGGATCCCGCGGGCGCGGCGGCGCAGCTCGCCCGGGCCGCGGCCGACGGCCTGCGGGCCGGGGCCAACGTGGTGGTGCGGTCGGAGAACCGGCCCGATGCGGTGGACGCTGCACGGGCGCTGGGCGCCTCCCTGGGGATGGACGGGGTCGCGGTGAGCCGGCGGATCTCCGCGGTGCTCGCCAGCGTGGCGAAGGCCGCACTGGCCGAAACCGGCGCCCGGCGGTTGATCACGCTGGGCGGGGACACGTCGGCAGCGGTGTGCCGGGAGCTTGGAGTCGATGAGACCGTGGTGCTCGCGGAGATCGCCCCCGGCCTGCCCTCGTCGCTGGTACCCGGGGAGCGGCCGCT
- a CDS encoding class II aldolase/adducin family protein, translating into MDREQIVQAMIDHSRSLFQRNYTYSTGGNLSHRFGDGMLISATNTSFGRLLPGDFVACDLSGRPLPGEALQPSKEAIFHAAIYRARPEVGAVLHLHSQAAIALSCLAVPTDTGNVLPAVTSGSVTRVGRVPLIEYIPPGAQRLAERIEAVCRSVNAILLQNHGVVTYAPALDQAVDIAEELEQNIKVWLMTGGQARILTDDELAGAKPLFGAAVAPGTQRPVLREGVNLGGGLRL; encoded by the coding sequence ATGGACCGTGAACAGATCGTGCAGGCGATGATCGACCATTCCCGGTCGCTCTTCCAGCGGAACTACACCTACTCCACCGGCGGCAACCTGAGCCACCGCTTCGGCGACGGCATGCTGATCAGCGCCACCAACACCTCCTTCGGCCGGCTGCTGCCCGGCGACTTCGTCGCCTGCGACCTCTCCGGGCGCCCGCTGCCCGGCGAGGCGCTGCAGCCCTCGAAGGAGGCCATCTTCCACGCCGCCATCTACCGGGCCAGGCCCGAGGTGGGCGCCGTGCTCCACCTGCACTCGCAGGCGGCCATCGCCCTCAGCTGCCTCGCGGTGCCCACCGACACCGGCAACGTGCTGCCCGCGGTCACCTCGGGCTCGGTGACCCGCGTGGGCCGGGTGCCGCTGATCGAGTACATCCCGCCGGGTGCGCAGCGCCTGGCCGAGCGGATCGAGGCGGTCTGCCGCTCCGTCAACGCCATCCTGCTGCAGAACCACGGCGTGGTCACCTACGCGCCCGCCCTGGACCAGGCGGTGGACATCGCCGAAGAGCTGGAGCAGAACATCAAGGTCTGGCTGATGACCGGCGGCCAGGCCCGCATCCTCACCGACGACGAGCTGGCCGGCGCGAAGCCGCTCTTCGGCGCGGCGGTGGCCCCGGGCACGCAGCGGCCCGTCCTGCGGGAGGGCGTCAACCTGGGAGGGGGGCTGCGGCTGTGA
- a CDS encoding glycoside hydrolase family 2 TIM barrel-domain containing protein codes for MALSGAGHPDVAGGQVHFRAILAGPEGPLSSKAAPTGTRLAGQGPAGGRAPWPVPTPSTPEGHWSVQVRVTGPDGATYASPPAPAAAGEAHVSVRIPRPVLWAPEHPDLYEFEAVLLEGSTPVDRLEDHFGMRTVEARENRIYLNGRPLYIRAALDQDYYPVSLWTPPDDAFLMEQVRLAKELGLNTLRCHIKAPHPRYLYWADKLGLLVWEEYGNPSNSQGRAPELCRATLEGLIERDYNHPATVIWSVINESWGLDLSQERDRTWLAQMYDHFKAYDPTRLITDNSACPGNFHMATDLADYHSYYAYPDHFDRWEAWVADLAGRPGWLFSPHGDGRPTGQEPLMNSEFGNWGLPDAHDLLDGEGREPWWFATGATWNEGVVHPAGVRERYAGSALPAVFGAYRDFVRATQVQQFRALKHEIEAMRQRPSLNGYVITEFTDVHWECNGLLNQNRQPKAGHALYPTVIAGTQLIARPAGSRWALAAGETVAVRVQVASDSAAAAPGCTVCWWLEEGVATPLPGPGVGPRPGAQRGSLPGVVLPAFGVAEAGTLRFRAPVSGQRVRLHLALLDRHGREICRGYEDFGVYVRPGAEGVRLWLDPDLAGAHPGLAGALEALGYAVSAGGLGAAGDVALASRLEGPALAHVAAGGRLLLLAGAPQDLPGGLRIVDRKDGQWHGDWASGWHWLRPGLLGESEAALENPLDLDWAGLLPEHVVLGAGEAQADWLAGYVLGWVRLPAATALGFRLGRGSVVATTFRVAGCLGDHPAAAPLLAGLIARLRDPAFRPALHVAKEAR; via the coding sequence ATGGCTCTATCGGGTGCTGGCCACCCCGACGTGGCAGGCGGGCAGGTCCACTTCCGGGCGATCCTGGCCGGGCCCGAGGGGCCCCTGAGCAGCAAGGCGGCGCCCACCGGCACCCGGCTGGCCGGCCAGGGCCCCGCAGGCGGCCGGGCGCCTTGGCCGGTACCAACGCCGTCCACGCCGGAGGGCCACTGGTCGGTGCAGGTGCGGGTGACCGGGCCGGACGGCGCAACGTACGCCTCGCCCCCGGCGCCCGCTGCAGCCGGCGAGGCGCACGTGAGCGTACGCATCCCGAGGCCCGTGCTCTGGGCCCCCGAGCACCCCGACCTCTACGAGTTCGAGGCGGTGCTGCTGGAGGGGAGCACCCCGGTGGACCGGCTGGAGGACCACTTCGGCATGCGCACCGTGGAGGCCCGGGAGAACCGCATCTACCTGAACGGCAGGCCGCTCTACATCCGGGCTGCGCTGGACCAGGACTACTACCCCGTCAGCCTCTGGACGCCGCCCGACGACGCCTTCCTGATGGAGCAGGTCCGCCTGGCGAAGGAGCTGGGGCTGAACACGCTCCGGTGCCACATCAAGGCGCCGCATCCCCGCTACCTCTACTGGGCGGACAAGCTCGGGCTGCTGGTCTGGGAGGAGTACGGAAACCCGAGCAACTCCCAGGGCCGGGCCCCCGAACTCTGCCGGGCCACCCTGGAGGGGCTGATCGAGCGCGACTACAACCACCCGGCCACGGTCATCTGGTCGGTCATCAACGAGTCGTGGGGCCTGGACCTGAGCCAGGAGCGGGACCGGACGTGGCTGGCGCAGATGTACGACCACTTCAAGGCGTACGACCCGACCCGCCTCATCACCGACAACTCGGCCTGCCCCGGCAACTTCCACATGGCCACCGACCTGGCCGACTACCACAGCTACTACGCCTACCCGGACCACTTCGACCGGTGGGAGGCCTGGGTGGCGGACCTCGCCGGCCGCCCCGGCTGGCTCTTCAGCCCCCACGGCGACGGACGCCCCACCGGGCAGGAGCCCCTGATGAACTCGGAGTTCGGCAACTGGGGCCTGCCGGACGCCCACGACCTCCTGGACGGGGAGGGTCGGGAGCCCTGGTGGTTCGCCACCGGCGCCACCTGGAACGAGGGCGTGGTCCATCCGGCCGGGGTGCGGGAGCGGTACGCCGGCTCGGCGCTGCCGGCCGTCTTCGGGGCGTACCGCGACTTCGTGCGGGCGACGCAGGTGCAGCAGTTCCGGGCGCTCAAGCACGAGATCGAGGCGATGCGGCAGCGCCCGAGCCTGAACGGGTACGTCATCACCGAGTTCACCGACGTGCACTGGGAGTGCAACGGCCTGCTGAACCAGAACCGGCAGCCCAAGGCCGGGCACGCCCTGTACCCCACGGTCATCGCCGGCACGCAGCTCATCGCCCGCCCGGCAGGGAGCCGATGGGCGCTGGCGGCCGGCGAGACCGTGGCGGTGCGCGTGCAGGTCGCCTCCGACTCCGCCGCCGCCGCGCCGGGCTGCACCGTGTGCTGGTGGCTGGAGGAGGGCGTTGCGACGCCGCTGCCCGGCCCCGGCGTGGGTCCCCGCCCCGGGGCGCAGCGGGGGAGCCTCCCCGGCGTGGTCCTGCCCGCGTTCGGCGTGGCCGAGGCCGGCACGCTCCGTTTCCGGGCGCCGGTCAGCGGACAGCGGGTGCGTCTGCACCTGGCCCTACTGGACCGTCACGGCCGGGAGATCTGCCGGGGTTACGAGGACTTCGGCGTCTACGTCCGCCCGGGAGCGGAGGGCGTGCGCCTGTGGCTGGATCCGGATCTGGCCGGTGCGCATCCCGGCCTGGCCGGTGCGCTCGAGGCGCTGGGGTATGCGGTGTCCGCCGGGGGGCTCGGAGCGGCCGGGGATGTGGCCCTGGCCTCCCGCCTGGAAGGCCCCGCCCTTGCCCACGTTGCCGCCGGCGGGCGCCTGCTGCTGCTGGCCGGCGCGCCGCAGGACCTTCCCGGCGGGCTGCGGATCGTCGACCGGAAGGACGGCCAGTGGCACGGCGACTGGGCCTCGGGCTGGCACTGGCTGCGGCCGGGGCTGCTGGGCGAGAGCGAGGCGGCGCTGGAGAACCCGCTGGACCTGGACTGGGCGGGCCTGCTGCCCGAGCACGTCGTCCTGGGGGCGGGGGAGGCGCAGGCCGACTGGCTGGCCGGGTACGTGCTGGGGTGGGTCCGGCTGCCGGCGGCGACGGCGCTCGGTTTCCGGCTGGGCCGGGGGAGCGTGGTGGCGACCACCTTCCGCGTGGCCGGCTGCCTCGGCGACCACCCGGCTGCGGCGCCCCTGCTCGCGGGGCTCATCGCCCGGCTGCGGGATCCCGCCTTCCGGCCCGCACTGCATGTAGCGAAGGAGGCCAGGTAG
- a CDS encoding sugar-binding domain-containing protein, whose amino-acid sequence MRERLSLNGAWRFQPTPGAPYNDPDTPPAALTEPRTIAVPGCIQAQFADLRDYADVSVYERTFTVPAAWGGRAVRLHFGAVDYLAEVWIDGRYVGNHEGGFLPFWFDITRYVAFGRDHRLTVRVTDPGGAAWPDREYRPFPDISFQEAPHGKQSWYGSIGGIWQEVWLEAGSPVWLYRVLATPTWQAGRSTSGRSWPGPRGP is encoded by the coding sequence GTGCGTGAGCGGCTCTCTCTGAACGGCGCCTGGCGGTTCCAGCCGACCCCCGGCGCCCCCTACAACGACCCCGACACGCCGCCCGCGGCCCTGACGGAACCCCGCACCATCGCCGTGCCCGGCTGCATCCAGGCGCAGTTCGCCGACCTGCGGGACTATGCCGATGTATCGGTTTACGAGCGCACGTTCACCGTGCCCGCCGCGTGGGGTGGCCGGGCGGTGCGGCTCCACTTCGGCGCGGTCGACTACCTGGCCGAGGTCTGGATCGACGGCCGGTACGTGGGCAACCACGAGGGCGGCTTCCTGCCCTTCTGGTTCGACATCACCCGGTACGTCGCGTTCGGCCGCGATCACCGATTGACCGTGCGGGTGACCGATCCCGGCGGCGCCGCCTGGCCCGACCGGGAGTACCGTCCGTTTCCCGACATCTCCTTCCAGGAGGCGCCGCACGGCAAGCAGAGCTGGTACGGCTCCATCGGCGGTATCTGGCAGGAGGTCTGGCTGGAGGCCGGCAGCCCCGTATGGCTCTATCGGGTGCTGGCCACCCCGACGTGGCAGGCGGGCAGGTCCACTTCCGGGCGATCCTGGCCGGGCCCGAGGGGCCCCTGA
- a CDS encoding beta-N-acetylglucosaminidase domain-containing protein, with translation MSPFEIRGVIEGFYGRPWSHAERERMIDFLGRHGYNLYVYAPKNDPIHRNRWLEPYLPEELARFASLERRCRERGILFVFGLSPLKLHYSDEGEMAALFAKLESVYRLGVRGFMLLVDDMPDKFHYPDDEARFGSVANAHVWLNNAVLARLQEWGGVERYLFVPTEYCGEGRSAYLARLGEGLRREVCVMWTGPEVCSPRLTTADARVISETLRRPVLYWDNYPVNDGEMRWRPHLRPIRGRDADLGTVALGIVANASLQPEASKIPLHTYAQYMADPAGYEPEAAWQKALLDVCGDEADARAVAALADLARWSHLERGRQLYNQLAFTFNEFWRRWGGAPAVAGPDLEGAPAPGEEAPAIAALAPGAGRTPIPGGASAPPGAAERLALIGDLLAEFARLHAAADRVLHSMVNPWLQAELRPWAEKLAGWCDTVALALTALRTTLQDPADPRLPALRRDAVDRLWATRENFHWVAGDLIDQFARRCLWAAQEAAGGAGGQIPTEGVGAGA, from the coding sequence GTGAGCCCCTTCGAGATCCGCGGCGTGATCGAGGGCTTCTACGGCCGCCCGTGGTCGCATGCCGAACGGGAGCGCATGATCGACTTCCTGGGCCGGCACGGCTACAACCTCTACGTCTACGCGCCCAAGAACGACCCGATCCACCGCAACCGCTGGCTGGAGCCCTACCTGCCCGAGGAGCTGGCGCGCTTCGCGTCCCTCGAGCGGCGGTGCCGCGAGCGGGGCATCCTCTTCGTGTTCGGCCTGAGCCCGCTGAAGCTGCACTACAGCGACGAGGGCGAGATGGCCGCGCTCTTCGCCAAGCTGGAGTCCGTCTACCGGCTCGGGGTGCGCGGCTTCATGCTGCTGGTGGACGACATGCCCGACAAGTTCCACTACCCGGACGACGAGGCGCGGTTCGGCAGCGTGGCCAACGCCCACGTGTGGCTGAACAACGCGGTGCTGGCCCGCCTGCAGGAGTGGGGCGGCGTCGAGCGCTACCTGTTCGTCCCCACCGAGTACTGCGGCGAGGGGCGCTCCGCCTACCTGGCGCGCCTCGGCGAGGGGCTCCGGCGGGAGGTCTGCGTGATGTGGACCGGACCCGAGGTGTGCAGCCCCCGCCTGACGACGGCGGACGCCAGGGTGATCAGCGAGACCCTGCGCCGCCCCGTGCTCTACTGGGACAACTACCCCGTCAACGACGGCGAGATGCGCTGGCGGCCCCACCTGCGTCCCATCCGGGGGCGCGACGCCGACCTGGGCACGGTGGCCCTGGGCATCGTCGCCAACGCCTCGCTGCAGCCCGAGGCCAGCAAGATCCCGCTGCACACCTACGCGCAGTACATGGCCGACCCGGCGGGCTATGAGCCCGAGGCCGCATGGCAGAAGGCCCTGCTGGACGTCTGCGGCGACGAGGCCGACGCCCGGGCGGTGGCAGCGCTGGCCGACCTGGCGCGCTGGTCGCACCTGGAGCGCGGGCGCCAGCTCTACAACCAGCTGGCGTTTACGTTCAACGAGTTCTGGCGGCGCTGGGGCGGCGCGCCCGCCGTGGCGGGCCCCGACCTGGAGGGGGCGCCGGCGCCGGGAGAGGAAGCGCCCGCCATTGCCGCGCTGGCGCCCGGAGCGGGGCGGACACCGATTCCTGGCGGGGCGTCGGCCCCGCCTGGCGCCGCCGAGCGGCTGGCCCTGATCGGCGACCTGCTGGCCGAGTTCGCCCGGCTGCACGCCGCGGCGGACCGCGTGCTCCACAGCATGGTGAACCCGTGGCTGCAGGCCGAGCTGCGCCCCTGGGCCGAGAAGCTGGCGGGCTGGTGCGATACCGTGGCGCTCGCCCTCACGGCCCTGCGCACCACCCTGCAGGATCCGGCTGATCCCCGCCTGCCCGCCCTGCGCCGGGATGCGGTGGACCGGCTCTGGGCCACCCGGGAGAACTTCCACTGGGTGGCGGGCGACCTCATCGACCAGTTCGCCCGCCGCTGCCTCTGGGCCGCCCAGGAGGCGGCCGGCGGGGCGGGCGGGCAGATCCCGACGGAAGGGGTGGGCGCCGGTGCGTGA